The proteins below are encoded in one region of Canis lupus dingo isolate Sandy chromosome 30, ASM325472v2, whole genome shotgun sequence:
- the MAPKBP1 gene encoding mitogen-activated protein kinase-binding protein 1 isoform X2: MMAMEGSTITSRIKNLLRSPSIKLRRSKAGNRREDLSSKVTLEKVLGITVSGGRGLACDPRSGLVAYPAGCVVVLFNPRKHKQHHILNSSRKTITALAFSPDGKYLVTGESGHMPAVRVWDVAEHSQVAELQEHKYGVACVAFSPSAKYIVSVGYQHDMIVNVWAWKKNIVVASNKVSSRVTAVSFSEDCSYFVTAGNRHIKFWYLDDSKTSKVNATVPLLGRSGLLGELRNNLFTDVACGRGKKADSTFCITSSGLLCEFSDRRLLDKWVELRNTDSFTTTVAHCISVSQDYIFCGCADGTVRLFNPSNLHFLSTLPRPHALGTDIASVTEASRLFSGVANARYPDTIALTFDPTNQWLSCVYNDHSIYVWDVRDPKKVGKVYSALYHSSCVWSVEVYPEVKDSNQACLPPSSFITCSSDNTIRLWNTESSGVHGSTLHRNILSNDLIKIIYVDGNTQALLDTELPGGDKADTSLMDPRVGIRSVCISPNGQHLASGDRVGTLRVHELQSLSEMLKVEAHDSEILCLEYSKPDTGLKLLASASRDRLIHVLDAGREYSLQQTLDEHSSSITAVKFAASDGQVRMISCGADKSIYFRTAQKSGDGVQFTRTHHVVRKTTLYDMDVEPSWKYTAIGCQDRNIRIFNISSGKQKKLFKGSQGEDGTLIKVQTDPSGIYIATSCSDKNLSIFDFSSGECVATMFGHSEIVTGMKFSNDCKHLISVSGDSCIFVWRLSSEMTISMRQRLAELRQRQRGGKQQGPSSPQRAAGPNRHEAPSMLSPGPALSSDSDKEGEDEGTEEEELPALPILAKGTKKEPASVPSPALPRSLSHWEMSRAQETVEFLAPVPAANQGPRRRGRWAQPGVELSVRSMLDLRQLETMAPSPRGTSQDLLAMTPSCPGKHGQQAPETSHTSQNEKPPRPQASQPCSCPHIIRLLSQEEGVFAQDLEPAPIEDGIVYPEPSDSPTLDTSEFQVQAPSRGTLGRVYPGSRGSEKHSPDSACSVDYSSSRLSSPEHPNEDSESTEPLSVDGISSDLEEPADGDEEEEEEEGGTGSYGLQEGSPHTPDQEQFLKQHFETLANGAAPGGPVRVPERTESQSISSRFLLQVQTPPLRELSPYSSSLALTSRPVQMLQASGEQLRGSGASPPGAPPEAETSSGNAGPQQAVPVLLPRRRLNLDSSWAPKRVAAASSPLGGLQKARSVQSLVLQDEGPPPGPLLLGETEAQEGLHSLPQADSHLSRPQSYQNPTTSSMAKISRSISVGENLGLAAEPQAPAPIRVSPLSKLALPSRAHLVLDIPKPLPDRPTLATFSPATKGRAPGEVEQPGSSMGLGKAHSTSERQACLGEGAKPRTECQAQPGPNSPCAQQLPVSSLLRVPENLQPPPPEKTPSPMECTRPGTLSQDSEPAVSLEQCEQLVAELQGNMRQAMRLYHLVAGCKTPSAEQSRITQLLRNTFSSVRQELEALAGAVLRSPGGSPGAVGAEQTQALLEQYSELLLRAVERRMERRL; this comes from the exons GTAACCTTGGAGAAGGTGCTTGGAATAACAGTGTCTGGAGGCAGAGGACTTGCCTGTGACCCTCGATCGGGTTTAGTTGCCTACCCTGCCGG GTGTGTGGTCGTGCTGTTCAATCCCCGGAAACACAAACAGCACCACATCCTCAACAGTTCCAG GAAGACCATCACTGCCCTCGCCTTTTCCCCTGATGGCAAGTACTTGGTCACTGGAGAG AGTGGGCACATGCCTGCCGTGCGTGTTTGGGATGTGGCTGAGCATAGCCAGGTGGCAGAGCTGCAGGAGCATAAGTATGGTGTGGCTTGTGTGGCCTTCTCCCCTAGCGCCAAGTACATTGTCTCTGTGGGCTACCAGCACGACATGATCGTCAATGTCTGGGCCTGGAAG AAAAACATTGTGGTGGCCTCCAATAAGGTGTCCAGTCGGGTGACAGCAGTGTCCTTCTCTGAAGATTGCAGCTACTTCGTCACTGCAGGCAACCGGCATATCAAATTCTGGTACCTTGATGACAGTAAGACCTCAAAG GTGAATGCCACCGTGCCTCTGCTAGGCCGTTCGGGGCTGCTGGGAGAGCTTCGGAACAACCTGTTCACTGACGTGGCATGTGGCCGAGGGAAGAAGGCCGACAGCACCTTCTGCATCACATCCTCGGGGCTGCTGTGCGAGTTCAGCGACAGGAGGCTTTTGGATAAGTGGGTGGAGCTGAGA AATACAGACAGCTTCACA ACCACTGTGGCGCACTGCATCTCTGTGAGCCAAGACTACATCTTCTGTGGCTGTGCTGATGGCACTGTGCGCCTCTTCAATCCCTCTAACCTGCACTTCCTCAGCACACTGCCCCGGCCCCATGCCCTGGGGACAGACATTGCCAGCGTCACTGAGGCCAG TCGCCTCTTCTCTGGGGTGGCCAACGCCAGGTATCCAGATACCATTGCCTTGACCTTTGATCCTACCAATCAGTGGCTGTCTTGTGTATACAACGACCACAGCATTTATGTTTGGGATGTGAGGGACCCCAAAAAAGTGGGCAAGGTGTACTCGGCTCTCTATCATTCCTCTTGCGTCTGGAGTGTGGAG GTTTACCCCGAAGTGAAGGACAGTAACCAGGCCTGCCTGCCCCCTAGTTCCTTTATCACCTGTTCCTCAGACAATACCATCCGCCTGTGGAacacggagagctccggagtgcACGGCTCCACCCTGCACCGAAACATCCTCAGCAAT GACCTCATTAAGATCATCTATGTGGATGGGAACACTCAGGCCCTGCTGGACACTGAGCTGCCTGGAGGAGACAAAGCCGACACGTCCCTGATGGATCCCCGTGTGGGCATCCGCTCTGTGTGTATCAGCCCCAACGGACAGCATCTAGCTTCTGGGGACCGTGTAGGCACGCTTAG GGTGCATGAGCTGCAGTCCTTGAGTGAGATGCTAAAGGTAGAGGCCCATGACTCAGAAATTCTGTGCTTGGAGTACTCTAAGCCAGACACAG GTCTGAAGCTGCTGGCATCAGCGAGCCGGGACAGGCTCATCCATGTGTTAGATGCTGGCCGTGAGTATAGCCTGCAGCAGACGTTGGATGAGCACTCATCCTCCATCACTGCTGTCAAGTttgcag CCAGCGATGGGCAAGTCCGCATGATCAGCTGTGGAGCAGACAAGAGCATTTACTTCCGCACTGCACAGAAG TCTGGAGATGGAGTACAGTTTACACGGACACACCATGTGGTACGGAAGACGACTCTCTATGATATGGATGTGGAGCCCAGCTGGAAGTACACAGCCATTGGCTGCCAGGACCGAAATATTCG GATCTTTAACATCAGCAGTGGGAAGCAAAAGAAGCTGTTTAAAGGGTCACAGGGTGAGGATGGCACTCTGATTAAG GTGCAGACAGACCCCTCGGGGATCTACATTGCCACCAGCTGTTCTGACAAGAACCTTTCCATTTTCGACTTCTCTTCAGGCGAGTGTGTGGCCACCATGTTTGGCCACTCAG AGATTGTCACTGGCATGAAGTTTAGTAATGACTGCAAACATCTCATCTCTGTGTCAGGAGACAG CTGTATATTTGTGTGGCGCCTGAGCTCTGAGATGACCATCAGTATGAGGCAGCGTCTGGCTGAACTGCGCCAGCGTCAGCGTGGAGGCAAGCAGCAGGGACCATCTTCTCCCCAAAGAGCTGCAGGACCCAACAG GCATGAGGCGCCATCGATGCTATCTCCTGGACCAGCTTTGTCATCAGACAGTGACAAGGAGGGAGAAGATGAGGGCACCGAAGAAGAAGAACTTCCAGCTCTGCCCATCCTTGCCAAGGGTACCAAAAAAGAGCCAG CCTcagtgcccagcccagccctgccccgaAGCTTGTCCCACTGGGAGATGAGTCGG GCACAGGAGACGGTGGAGTTCCTGGCCCCAGTGCCTGCAGCCAACCAAGGACCCAGAAGAAGGGGCCGCTGGGCTCAGCCAGGTGTGGAGCTGAGTGTCCGCTCCATGCTGGACCTGCGGCAGCTAGAGACAATGGCCCCAAGCCCTCGAGGCACTAGCCAAGACTTGCTGGCCATGACCCCATCTTGTCCTGGGAAGCATGGTCAGCAGGCCCCTGAAACCTCACATACTAGCCAG AACGAAAAGCCCCCTCGGCCTCAGGCCTCCCAACCCTGTTCCTGTCCCCACATTATTCGATTGTTGTCCCAAGAGGAAGGGGTATTTGCCCAAGATCTGGAGCCTGCACCCATCGAAGATGGTATTGTCTACCCGGAGCCGAGTGACAGCCCCACCCTGGATACCAG TGAGTTTCAGGTTCAGGCTCCATCCCGAGGGACCCTGGGAAGAGTGTATCCAGGCAGCAGGGGCTCCGAGAAGCACAGTCCTGACAGTGCCTGCTCTGTGGATTATAGTAGCAGCCGGCTTTCCAGTCCTGAACACCCCAATGAAG ACTCTGAGAGCACGGAGCCCCTGAGTGTGGATGGCATTTCCTCAGACCTCGAAGAGCCAGCTGATggtgatgaggaagaggaggaagaagagggaggcaCTGGCTCCTATGGATTGCAGGAGGGCAGTCCCCATACCCCAGACCAGGAGCAGTTTCTAAAACAGCACTTTGAGACTCTGGCCAATGGGGCTGCTCCAG GGGGCCCAGTCCGGGTACCAGAGAGGACAGAGTCTCAGAGCATCTCTTCACGATTCCTGTTGCAAGTACAGACTCCCCCGCTCAG GGAACTGTCCCCATATTCCTCAAGCCTGGCACTGACATCGAGACCAGTCCAGATGCTGCAGGCTTCGGGTGAGCAACTAAGAGGCAGTGGTGCCAGTCCTCCAGGAGCACCCCCAGAGGCAGAGACCTCCTCTGGAAATGCCGGCCCCCAGCAGGCAGTTCCTGTGCTTTTGCCACGACGCCGTCTCAACCTGGACAGTAGCTGGGCTCCCAAGAGAGTGGCTGCAGCCAGCAGCCCTTTAGGTGGACTCCAGAAAGCCCGGTCTGTGCAGAGTCTGGTGCTGCAGG ATGAGGGCCCACCACCAGGCCCATTGCTTTTAGGGGAGACAGAGGCCCAGGAGGGCCTGCACTCCCTGCCACAGGCTGATAGCCATCTGTCTCGGCCTCAGTCCTACCAGAACCCCACCACCAGTTCCATGGCCAAGATTTCCCGCAGCATCTCTGTTGGGGAGAACTTGGGCCTGGCAGCTGAACCTCAAGCTCCTGCTCCCATTCGAGTCTCACCGCTCAGCAAGCTAGCCCTGCCCAGCAGGGCTCACCTGGTCCTGGACATCCCAAAGCCACTGCCGGATCGTCCTACCCTGGCCACATTTTCACCTGCTACCAAGGGCAGGGCCCCTGGTGAGGTGGAACAGCCTGGTTCCTCAATGGGCCTAGGAAAGGCTCATAGTACATCTGAGAGGCAGGCTTGTTTGGGGGAGGGTGCCAAGCCTAGGACAGAGTGCCAGGCTCAGCCTGGGCCCAACAGCCCCTGTGCCCAGCAACTGCCAGTCAGCAGCCTCCTCCGAGTCCCTGAGAActtgcagcccccaccccctgagAAGACTCCTAGCCCCATGGAATGCACCAGGCCAGGGACCCTGAGCCAGGACTCAG AGCCAGCAGTGAGCCTGGAGCAGTGCGAACAACTTGTGGCAGAGCTCCAGGGCAACATGCGCCAGGCTATGCGGCTCTACCACTTG GTGGCTGGCTGCAAGACACCCTCAGCGGAGCAAAGTCGCATCACCCAGCTCCTCAGAAACACCTTCTCTTCAGTACGGCAGGAGCTAGAGGCCCTGGCTGGGGCAGTGTTACGCAGCCCAGGCGGGAGCCCTGGGGCTGTGGGGGCTGAGCAAACACAGGCCTTGCTAGAGCAATACTCAGAGCTGCTGCTTCGGGCTGTGGAGCGGCGCATGGAACGCAGACTCTAG
- the MAPKBP1 gene encoding mitogen-activated protein kinase-binding protein 1 isoform X5, translating to MMAMEGSTITSRIKNLLRSPSIKLRRSKAGNRREDLSSKVTLEKVLGITVSGGRGLACDPRSGLVAYPAGCVVVLFNPRKHKQHHILNSSRKTITALAFSPDGKYLVTGESGHMPAVRVWDVAEHSQVAELQEHKYGVACVAFSPSAKYIVSVGYQHDMIVNVWAWKKNIVVASNKVSSRVTAVSFSEDCSYFVTAGNRHIKFWYLDDSKTSKVNATVPLLGRSGLLGELRNNLFTDVACGRGKKADSTFCITSSGLLCEFSDRRLLDKWVELRNTDSFTTTVAHCISVSQDYIFCGCADGTVRLFNPSNLHFLSTLPRPHALGTDIASVTEASRLFSGVANARYPDTIALTFDPTNQWLSCVYNDHSIYVWDVRDPKKVGKVYSALYHSSCVWSVEVYPEVKDSNQACLPPSSFITCSSDNTIRLWNTESSGVHGSTLHRNILSNDLIKIIYVDGNTQALLDTELPGGDKADTSLMDPRVGIRSVCISPNGQHLASGDRVGTLRVHELQSLSEMLKVEAHDSEILCLEYSKPDTGLKLLASASRDRLIHVLDAGREYSLQQTLDEHSSSITAVKFAASDGQVRMISCGADKSIYFRTAQKSGDGVQFTRTHHVVRKTTLYDMDVEPSWKYTAIGCQDRNIRIFNISSGKQKKLFKGSQGEDGTLIKVQTDPSGIYIATSCSDKNLSIFDFSSGECVATMFGHSEIVTGMKFSNDCKHLISVSGDSCIFVWRLSSEMTISMRQRLAELRQRQRGGKQQGPSSPQRAAGPNRHEAPSMLSPGPALSSDSDKEGEDEGTEEEELPALPILAKGTKKEPASVPSPALPRSLSHWEMSRAQETVEFLAPVPAANQGPRRRGRWAQPGVELSVRSMLDLRQLETMAPSPRGTSQDLLAMTPSCPGKHGQQAPETSHTSQNEKPPRPQASQPCSCPHIIRLLSQEEGVFAQDLEPAPIEDGIVYPEPSDSPTLDTSEFQVQAPSRGTLGRVYPGSRGSEKHSPDSACSVDYSSSRLSSPEHPNEDLEEPADGDEEEEEEEGGTGSYGLQEGSPHTPDQEQFLKQHFETLANGAAPGVVRGGPVRVPERTESQSISSRFLLQVQTPPLRELSPYSSSLALTSRPVQMLQASGEQLRGSGASPPGAPPEAETSSGNAGPQQAVPVLLPRRRLNLDSSWAPKRVAAASSPLGGLQKARSVQSLVLQDEGPPPGPLLLGETEAQEGLHSLPQADSHLSRPQSYQNPTTSSMAKISRSISVGENLGLAAEPQAPAPIRVSPLSKLALPSRAHLVLDIPKPLPDRPTLATFSPATKGRAPGEVEQPGSSMGLGKAHSTSERQACLGEGAKPRTECQAQPGPNSPCAQQLPVSSLLRVPENLQPPPPEKTPSPMECTRPGTLSQDSEPAVSLEQCEQLVAELQGNMRQAMRLYHLVAGCKTPSAEQSRITQLLRNTFSSVRQELEALAGAVLRSPGGSPGAVGAEQTQALLEQYSELLLRAVERRMERRL from the exons GTAACCTTGGAGAAGGTGCTTGGAATAACAGTGTCTGGAGGCAGAGGACTTGCCTGTGACCCTCGATCGGGTTTAGTTGCCTACCCTGCCGG GTGTGTGGTCGTGCTGTTCAATCCCCGGAAACACAAACAGCACCACATCCTCAACAGTTCCAG GAAGACCATCACTGCCCTCGCCTTTTCCCCTGATGGCAAGTACTTGGTCACTGGAGAG AGTGGGCACATGCCTGCCGTGCGTGTTTGGGATGTGGCTGAGCATAGCCAGGTGGCAGAGCTGCAGGAGCATAAGTATGGTGTGGCTTGTGTGGCCTTCTCCCCTAGCGCCAAGTACATTGTCTCTGTGGGCTACCAGCACGACATGATCGTCAATGTCTGGGCCTGGAAG AAAAACATTGTGGTGGCCTCCAATAAGGTGTCCAGTCGGGTGACAGCAGTGTCCTTCTCTGAAGATTGCAGCTACTTCGTCACTGCAGGCAACCGGCATATCAAATTCTGGTACCTTGATGACAGTAAGACCTCAAAG GTGAATGCCACCGTGCCTCTGCTAGGCCGTTCGGGGCTGCTGGGAGAGCTTCGGAACAACCTGTTCACTGACGTGGCATGTGGCCGAGGGAAGAAGGCCGACAGCACCTTCTGCATCACATCCTCGGGGCTGCTGTGCGAGTTCAGCGACAGGAGGCTTTTGGATAAGTGGGTGGAGCTGAGA AATACAGACAGCTTCACA ACCACTGTGGCGCACTGCATCTCTGTGAGCCAAGACTACATCTTCTGTGGCTGTGCTGATGGCACTGTGCGCCTCTTCAATCCCTCTAACCTGCACTTCCTCAGCACACTGCCCCGGCCCCATGCCCTGGGGACAGACATTGCCAGCGTCACTGAGGCCAG TCGCCTCTTCTCTGGGGTGGCCAACGCCAGGTATCCAGATACCATTGCCTTGACCTTTGATCCTACCAATCAGTGGCTGTCTTGTGTATACAACGACCACAGCATTTATGTTTGGGATGTGAGGGACCCCAAAAAAGTGGGCAAGGTGTACTCGGCTCTCTATCATTCCTCTTGCGTCTGGAGTGTGGAG GTTTACCCCGAAGTGAAGGACAGTAACCAGGCCTGCCTGCCCCCTAGTTCCTTTATCACCTGTTCCTCAGACAATACCATCCGCCTGTGGAacacggagagctccggagtgcACGGCTCCACCCTGCACCGAAACATCCTCAGCAAT GACCTCATTAAGATCATCTATGTGGATGGGAACACTCAGGCCCTGCTGGACACTGAGCTGCCTGGAGGAGACAAAGCCGACACGTCCCTGATGGATCCCCGTGTGGGCATCCGCTCTGTGTGTATCAGCCCCAACGGACAGCATCTAGCTTCTGGGGACCGTGTAGGCACGCTTAG GGTGCATGAGCTGCAGTCCTTGAGTGAGATGCTAAAGGTAGAGGCCCATGACTCAGAAATTCTGTGCTTGGAGTACTCTAAGCCAGACACAG GTCTGAAGCTGCTGGCATCAGCGAGCCGGGACAGGCTCATCCATGTGTTAGATGCTGGCCGTGAGTATAGCCTGCAGCAGACGTTGGATGAGCACTCATCCTCCATCACTGCTGTCAAGTttgcag CCAGCGATGGGCAAGTCCGCATGATCAGCTGTGGAGCAGACAAGAGCATTTACTTCCGCACTGCACAGAAG TCTGGAGATGGAGTACAGTTTACACGGACACACCATGTGGTACGGAAGACGACTCTCTATGATATGGATGTGGAGCCCAGCTGGAAGTACACAGCCATTGGCTGCCAGGACCGAAATATTCG GATCTTTAACATCAGCAGTGGGAAGCAAAAGAAGCTGTTTAAAGGGTCACAGGGTGAGGATGGCACTCTGATTAAG GTGCAGACAGACCCCTCGGGGATCTACATTGCCACCAGCTGTTCTGACAAGAACCTTTCCATTTTCGACTTCTCTTCAGGCGAGTGTGTGGCCACCATGTTTGGCCACTCAG AGATTGTCACTGGCATGAAGTTTAGTAATGACTGCAAACATCTCATCTCTGTGTCAGGAGACAG CTGTATATTTGTGTGGCGCCTGAGCTCTGAGATGACCATCAGTATGAGGCAGCGTCTGGCTGAACTGCGCCAGCGTCAGCGTGGAGGCAAGCAGCAGGGACCATCTTCTCCCCAAAGAGCTGCAGGACCCAACAG GCATGAGGCGCCATCGATGCTATCTCCTGGACCAGCTTTGTCATCAGACAGTGACAAGGAGGGAGAAGATGAGGGCACCGAAGAAGAAGAACTTCCAGCTCTGCCCATCCTTGCCAAGGGTACCAAAAAAGAGCCAG CCTcagtgcccagcccagccctgccccgaAGCTTGTCCCACTGGGAGATGAGTCGG GCACAGGAGACGGTGGAGTTCCTGGCCCCAGTGCCTGCAGCCAACCAAGGACCCAGAAGAAGGGGCCGCTGGGCTCAGCCAGGTGTGGAGCTGAGTGTCCGCTCCATGCTGGACCTGCGGCAGCTAGAGACAATGGCCCCAAGCCCTCGAGGCACTAGCCAAGACTTGCTGGCCATGACCCCATCTTGTCCTGGGAAGCATGGTCAGCAGGCCCCTGAAACCTCACATACTAGCCAG AACGAAAAGCCCCCTCGGCCTCAGGCCTCCCAACCCTGTTCCTGTCCCCACATTATTCGATTGTTGTCCCAAGAGGAAGGGGTATTTGCCCAAGATCTGGAGCCTGCACCCATCGAAGATGGTATTGTCTACCCGGAGCCGAGTGACAGCCCCACCCTGGATACCAG TGAGTTTCAGGTTCAGGCTCCATCCCGAGGGACCCTGGGAAGAGTGTATCCAGGCAGCAGGGGCTCCGAGAAGCACAGTCCTGACAGTGCCTGCTCTGTGGATTATAGTAGCAGCCGGCTTTCCAGTCCTGAACACCCCAATGAAG ACCTCGAAGAGCCAGCTGATggtgatgaggaagaggaggaagaagagggaggcaCTGGCTCCTATGGATTGCAGGAGGGCAGTCCCCATACCCCAGACCAGGAGCAGTTTCTAAAACAGCACTTTGAGACTCTGGCCAATGGGGCTGCTCCAGGTGTGGTCAGAG GGGGCCCAGTCCGGGTACCAGAGAGGACAGAGTCTCAGAGCATCTCTTCACGATTCCTGTTGCAAGTACAGACTCCCCCGCTCAG GGAACTGTCCCCATATTCCTCAAGCCTGGCACTGACATCGAGACCAGTCCAGATGCTGCAGGCTTCGGGTGAGCAACTAAGAGGCAGTGGTGCCAGTCCTCCAGGAGCACCCCCAGAGGCAGAGACCTCCTCTGGAAATGCCGGCCCCCAGCAGGCAGTTCCTGTGCTTTTGCCACGACGCCGTCTCAACCTGGACAGTAGCTGGGCTCCCAAGAGAGTGGCTGCAGCCAGCAGCCCTTTAGGTGGACTCCAGAAAGCCCGGTCTGTGCAGAGTCTGGTGCTGCAGG ATGAGGGCCCACCACCAGGCCCATTGCTTTTAGGGGAGACAGAGGCCCAGGAGGGCCTGCACTCCCTGCCACAGGCTGATAGCCATCTGTCTCGGCCTCAGTCCTACCAGAACCCCACCACCAGTTCCATGGCCAAGATTTCCCGCAGCATCTCTGTTGGGGAGAACTTGGGCCTGGCAGCTGAACCTCAAGCTCCTGCTCCCATTCGAGTCTCACCGCTCAGCAAGCTAGCCCTGCCCAGCAGGGCTCACCTGGTCCTGGACATCCCAAAGCCACTGCCGGATCGTCCTACCCTGGCCACATTTTCACCTGCTACCAAGGGCAGGGCCCCTGGTGAGGTGGAACAGCCTGGTTCCTCAATGGGCCTAGGAAAGGCTCATAGTACATCTGAGAGGCAGGCTTGTTTGGGGGAGGGTGCCAAGCCTAGGACAGAGTGCCAGGCTCAGCCTGGGCCCAACAGCCCCTGTGCCCAGCAACTGCCAGTCAGCAGCCTCCTCCGAGTCCCTGAGAActtgcagcccccaccccctgagAAGACTCCTAGCCCCATGGAATGCACCAGGCCAGGGACCCTGAGCCAGGACTCAG AGCCAGCAGTGAGCCTGGAGCAGTGCGAACAACTTGTGGCAGAGCTCCAGGGCAACATGCGCCAGGCTATGCGGCTCTACCACTTG GTGGCTGGCTGCAAGACACCCTCAGCGGAGCAAAGTCGCATCACCCAGCTCCTCAGAAACACCTTCTCTTCAGTACGGCAGGAGCTAGAGGCCCTGGCTGGGGCAGTGTTACGCAGCCCAGGCGGGAGCCCTGGGGCTGTGGGGGCTGAGCAAACACAGGCCTTGCTAGAGCAATACTCAGAGCTGCTGCTTCGGGCTGTGGAGCGGCGCATGGAACGCAGACTCTAG